The Clostridiales bacterium FE2011 sequence TTCATTACAAACCAGTCGTAATCCGTCTTCTGCACATGCTCATGCACCGGCGCGTCTTCCGGGTTCACTCCCACAATGGAGATGGCCACGCCACCGTCCGTTGTTGTGCAGCCTTCGTACAGATCCGGGTTTTCATCGATGATCTGCTGAAACCGCTCGCCGAAGAAGGGACTGAGCCCGCAGTGAATGACCAGCGGGTAATCCAGCCATCTGGCAAGTTCCGGTTCGTCTGTCGTGTTATAGCCGTAATCCCGGAGGGTTCCGATATACATCATCACATGCCGGGTTTCGGAGTTTTCGTGTTTGATGACCAGCAGATCGCCCTCCTGCAGGGTGTTCTTCAGTTCCGGATAGGGCGGCGCCTCAAACCCTTCACGGCTGTCAAATACATGGAACGGCCGCTGGTCCCAGTTGTTCAGGATTTCCGACAGCGGCGGATGCGACTCCCGTCCGCAGGCTTTGAACACATGCCGGGTAAAGCCGGTGCAGTCCAGGCCGTACAGATACGTTTTTCCCCGCTGGAAATATCCGGTTTTGGTCTCGCAGGTGATCACGTGATAATTCGGATAGGACATATAAAAATATCCGTTCCACTTGGTCCCGGACAGTCCGCCGAAGTAATAGGGAACGCCGTCGGTGTACAGGGTGTTGATCACCCGTCCCGTCAGTTGTTCATACCGGGCAACAAAAGGATTCGCCTCTTCCAGCAGTTCAAACGCCGCCTCCAGCATTGCCGATTCCTTTACCACCGCCTGCCCGGAACCGGTAAACGTCATCAAAATCACCGTCAGCAGCACTGCGATTCTTCGGACAGTCCTCCTGCCTCGCAGTATTGTTTTTTCTGTCATGGATAGGGAGCCTCCTCAGTTTGTTCTAAAAGAGTATACCACGAATGATCCTGTATACAAAGCACTCTGATTTCGATATAATAAACCCTGCATGTTACAGGATAATTCCCGGAGGTGGAACGGTTATGGTATATAATACGATTCTTGAAGCGGTGGGCAACACGCCCATGGTCCGGCTGAACCGGATGCCGGAGGAAGGCAGCGCCGAAATCCTGGTCAAGGTGGAGGCCCTGAATGTGGGCGGTTCCATCAAAACCCGCAC is a genomic window containing:
- a CDS encoding C40 family peptidase, with the protein product MTEKTILRGRRTVRRIAVLLTVILMTFTGSGQAVVKESAMLEAAFELLEEANPFVARYEQLTGRVINTLYTDGVPYYFGGLSGTKWNGYFYMSYPNYHVITCETKTGYFQRGKTYLYGLDCTGFTRHVFKACGRESHPPLSEILNNWDQRPFHVFDSREGFEAPPYPELKNTLQEGDLLVIKHENSETRHVMMYIGTLRDYGYNTTDEPELARWLDYPLVIHCGLSPFFGERFQQIIDENPDLYEGCTTTDGGVAISIVGVNPEDAPVHEHVQKTDYDWFVMNDGGYVLSVVNLSDVKTYAWYRSN